A single window of Flavobacterium sp. 140616W15 DNA harbors:
- a CDS encoding S9 family peptidase, giving the protein MPNKIAAPIAKEIPKSLKKHKEVRIDNYFWLNDRENPEVIDYLNQENAYYESMTEHTKDLQKALYEEMKARIKEDDESVPYFYNGYFYITRFETGKDYPIYSRKKESLTADEEILFNCNELSVGHNYFKLGGLSISPDNKFVSFAQDVVGRRIYTIQIKNLETGEVLSDKIENTTGGSVWANDNKTIFYTKQDEVTLRSDKVFKHKLNTDSANDVLIFEETDDTFNVSVGKEKSRKYIVISSGSTLTTEYRTLNSDDPDGEFVVFQPRVRGLEYSISHFEDHFYILTNKDKATNFKLMKTPENATGKKNWKDLIPHREDVLLEDIEIFKNYLVVEERSNGLNHIRIMPWNDEPDYYLPFGSETYSAFTTTNVDFDTDILRYSYQSLATPSSVIDFNMKTKTKVILKEQQVLGGEFDKDNYIEERIWATATDGVKVPISMVYRKGLEKNGKNPLLLYAYGSYGITMDTYFSSTRLSLLDRGFIFAIAHIRGGEDLGRQWYEDGKLLKKKNTFTDFIDCSKYVIEEKYTSPEHLYAEGGSAGGLLMGVIVNWAPELYNGVIAQVPFVDVMTTMLDSSIPLTTGEYDEWGNPNTKKFYDYMLSYSPYDNVSAQKYPNMYISTGLHDSQVQYWEPAKWVAKLRNKKTNNNLLFLNTNMDAGHGGASGRFEALKELAKEFSFLLDLEKIKM; this is encoded by the coding sequence ATGCCAAATAAAATTGCTGCTCCAATAGCTAAAGAAATTCCTAAGTCATTAAAAAAACATAAAGAAGTTAGAATTGATAATTATTTTTGGCTGAATGATAGAGAAAACCCTGAAGTCATTGACTATCTAAATCAAGAAAATGCTTACTACGAAAGTATGACAGAGCATACTAAAGATTTGCAGAAAGCATTGTACGAGGAAATGAAAGCTAGAATTAAGGAAGATGATGAATCGGTTCCTTATTTTTATAATGGATATTTCTATATTACTCGTTTTGAAACGGGCAAAGATTACCCAATTTATTCCCGAAAAAAAGAAAGTTTAACTGCCGACGAAGAAATTTTATTCAATTGCAATGAATTATCAGTAGGGCATAACTATTTTAAATTAGGAGGCTTGAGCATAAGTCCAGATAATAAATTTGTATCTTTTGCACAAGATGTAGTTGGAAGAAGAATCTATACAATTCAGATTAAAAACTTGGAAACAGGTGAGGTTCTTTCAGATAAAATCGAAAACACAACAGGAGGCTCAGTTTGGGCAAATGATAATAAAACTATTTTTTACACCAAGCAAGATGAGGTTACCTTGCGTTCTGATAAAGTTTTTAAACACAAATTAAATACTGACTCAGCTAATGATGTTTTAATCTTTGAAGAAACAGACGATACTTTTAATGTTTCTGTTGGTAAAGAAAAATCACGAAAATATATTGTAATAAGTTCAGGGAGTACTTTAACTACTGAGTATAGAACATTAAACTCGGATGATCCGGATGGTGAGTTTGTTGTTTTTCAACCTCGTGTTCGTGGTTTAGAATACAGTATTTCGCATTTTGAAGATCATTTTTACATTCTGACCAATAAAGATAAGGCGACTAACTTTAAGTTGATGAAAACGCCTGAAAATGCTACTGGGAAGAAAAACTGGAAAGATCTTATTCCGCATAGAGAAGATGTTTTATTAGAAGACATTGAGATTTTTAAGAATTATTTGGTTGTTGAGGAGCGTTCGAATGGTTTAAACCACATCCGAATCATGCCTTGGAATGACGAACCAGATTATTATTTGCCTTTTGGAAGCGAAACATACAGCGCTTTTACCACTACTAATGTTGATTTTGATACAGATATTTTACGTTATAGTTATCAATCTTTAGCAACGCCATCTTCGGTTATCGATTTTAATATGAAAACGAAAACTAAAGTAATCCTAAAGGAACAACAAGTTTTGGGAGGTGAATTTGATAAAGACAATTATATCGAAGAACGTATTTGGGCTACTGCTACAGATGGTGTAAAAGTGCCTATTTCGATGGTTTATCGTAAAGGATTAGAGAAAAATGGTAAGAATCCATTATTGCTTTATGCATATGGTTCTTATGGAATTACAATGGATACTTATTTCTCATCTACCCGATTATCATTACTAGATAGAGGTTTTATTTTTGCAATAGCACATATTCGTGGAGGAGAAGATCTAGGAAGACAATGGTATGAAGATGGTAAATTATTAAAAAAGAAGAATACTTTTACAGATTTTATAGATTGTTCTAAATATGTAATTGAAGAAAAATACACTTCTCCTGAACATTTATATGCCGAAGGAGGCTCTGCGGGAGGGCTTTTAATGGGAGTTATTGTAAATTGGGCTCCAGAATTATATAATGGAGTAATAGCTCAAGTACCTTTTGTAGATGTTATGACCACAATGTTAGATAGTAGTATTCCGTTAACTACAGGAGAGTATGATGAGTGGGGAAATCCGAATACAAAGAAATTTTATGACTATATGTTGTCTTATTCGCCATATGACAACGTAAGTGCTCAAAAATACCCTAATATGTACATTTCTACTGGGTTACATGATTCTCAGGTGCAATATTGGGAGCCAGCCAAGTGGGTGGCTAAATTAAGAAATAAAAAAACTAATAATAATTTATTATTCCTAAATACAAACATGGATGCGGGGCATGGCGGAGCTTCCGGGCGTTTTGAAGCCCTAAAGGAACTAGCTAAAGAGTTTAGTTTTTTATTAGATTTAGAGAAAATTAAAATGTAA
- a CDS encoding PLP-dependent cysteine synthase family protein — protein sequence MKEEITAYNNVLELIGNTPLIKLNKITEGLEGNFYAKVEAFNPGHSSKDRIALYIIEEAEKRGILSPGDTIIETTSGNTGFSLAMVSIIKGYNCILAVSSKSSKDKIDMLRSLGAKVYVCPAHVSADDERSYYNVAKRLHEETKGSVYINQYFNQLNVDAHYNTTGPEIWEQTKGQITHLIACSGTGGTISGTAKFLKEQNPNVRILGVDAFGSVLKKYHETREFDSKEIYPYRIEGLGKNLIPSATDFDIIDKFIKVTDEESAHAAREITRKEGLFVGYTSGAVMQAIKQYAEEGEFTKDSNIIAIFPDHGSRYMSKVFSDDWMNEQGFFDSVNEEEVQKIEFVK from the coding sequence ATGAAAGAAGAAATAACTGCTTACAACAACGTTTTAGAATTAATAGGCAATACACCGCTTATTAAACTAAATAAAATCACAGAAGGGTTAGAAGGTAATTTCTATGCAAAGGTAGAAGCTTTTAATCCAGGACATTCCTCAAAAGATAGAATTGCATTATATATTATTGAAGAGGCCGAAAAGAGAGGGATTTTATCTCCAGGGGATACAATTATTGAAACTACTTCCGGTAATACAGGTTTTAGCTTAGCAATGGTTAGCATTATAAAAGGTTATAATTGCATTCTAGCTGTTAGTTCAAAATCATCCAAAGATAAAATTGACATGCTGCGTAGTCTAGGAGCCAAAGTATATGTTTGCCCAGCACACGTTTCTGCAGATGATGAACGCTCTTATTATAATGTTGCCAAAAGATTGCATGAAGAAACCAAAGGTTCGGTTTATATTAATCAATATTTTAATCAATTAAATGTTGATGCACATTATAACACTACTGGACCAGAAATTTGGGAACAAACAAAAGGTCAGATAACGCATCTTATTGCTTGTAGTGGAACTGGAGGAACAATTTCAGGGACTGCAAAATTCTTGAAAGAGCAAAATCCTAATGTCAGAATTCTAGGAGTTGATGCTTTTGGATCGGTATTAAAAAAATACCACGAGACAAGAGAATTTGATAGTAAAGAGATTTATCCATACCGTATAGAAGGTTTAGGGAAAAATCTAATTCCATCAGCCACAGATTTTGACATCATCGATAAGTTTATAAAAGTAACTGATGAAGAAAGTGCTCATGCTGCTAGAGAAATTACAAGAAAAGAGGGCTTATTTGTAGGGTATACATCTGGAGCAGTAATGCAAGCGATTAAACAATATGCAGAGGAAGGTGAGTTTACTAAAGACAGCAATATAATAGCAATATTTCCTGATCATGGGTCACGTTACATGAGTAAAGTGTTTAGCGATGATTGGATGAATGAACAAGGTTTCTTTGACAGTGTCAATGAAGAAGAAGTTCAAAAAATTGAATTTGTAAAGTAG
- a CDS encoding PKD domain-containing protein: MKKTLLLLLFIVITSCYQETSIALEGDFTTSYVNEDESIPVIIKIDNKVTGADTYEWTFEGGNPSSSSLKNPGEILYDKQGTFTIKLKASNVDGEHKEFSKTVVIKDGINIQFTHEITKSNYSPVEVVLKNTTPGEGLTFQWDFQDGIPTSFTGKTPPNAVFTTPGEHTITLTVSNGFESQKQTKTITVAPYLVSLFTYEPKFDDDDYQAPVTIHFANKSTSATNYKWTFAGGNPATSTEENPTVVFASAGSHEVTLEAINDKASHIFKSTITVLPNTNLRILTNVKLGINSAHNNNTIGAMFSTITRQVYKANEINDQNSNLIDIVFQGLNNNFTYNRFISPDQVNNYGFLTLQNAQSTIFINSQNLCNCGLNFTETQFDAMVNDTPIKSLNINYNAAGEQQFGFTYPKIILFKTQDGRKGAIKIKDMVKNGTGSYILCDIKVQKQ, translated from the coding sequence ATGAAAAAAACTTTACTCTTACTATTATTTATTGTTATTACTTCGTGTTATCAGGAAACTTCTATAGCCTTAGAAGGTGATTTTACGACTTCGTATGTAAATGAGGATGAATCAATTCCTGTTATTATCAAAATAGACAATAAAGTCACTGGAGCAGATACGTATGAATGGACATTTGAAGGAGGCAATCCAAGTAGTTCATCTTTAAAAAATCCTGGAGAGATATTGTATGATAAACAAGGAACGTTTACCATAAAACTCAAAGCATCAAATGTAGATGGAGAGCATAAAGAATTTAGTAAAACCGTTGTTATAAAAGACGGAATCAACATTCAGTTTACCCATGAAATTACTAAGAGTAATTATTCTCCGGTTGAAGTTGTTCTAAAGAATACTACCCCTGGGGAAGGATTAACTTTTCAGTGGGACTTTCAAGACGGAATCCCTACAAGTTTTACAGGAAAAACACCTCCAAATGCTGTATTTACAACTCCTGGTGAACACACAATAACGCTAACAGTTTCTAATGGTTTTGAATCACAAAAACAAACTAAAACAATCACTGTGGCTCCCTATTTAGTGAGTTTGTTCACCTACGAACCAAAATTTGATGATGATGATTACCAGGCTCCAGTTACAATACATTTTGCTAATAAATCTACTAGTGCGACAAACTACAAATGGACTTTTGCAGGCGGAAATCCAGCGACATCAACAGAAGAAAATCCTACGGTTGTCTTCGCAAGTGCAGGTAGTCATGAAGTTACATTAGAAGCTATTAATGATAAGGCAAGTCATATTTTTAAATCCACTATTACAGTTTTGCCTAATACGAATCTGCGTATTTTGACCAATGTTAAATTGGGAATTAATTCAGCTCATAATAACAATACTATTGGAGCAATGTTTTCAACAATAACCAGACAGGTATACAAGGCAAATGAAATCAACGATCAAAATAGCAATTTAATTGATATTGTTTTTCAGGGCTTGAACAACAATTTTACCTACAACAGATTTATATCGCCGGATCAAGTGAACAATTATGGTTTTTTAACACTCCAAAATGCACAAAGCACCATTTTTATAAACTCCCAAAATTTGTGTAATTGTGGTTTAAATTTCACCGAAACCCAATTTGACGCGATGGTAAATGATACCCCGATAAAATCTTTAAATATAAATTATAACGCAGCTGGCGAACAGCAATTTGGCTTTACTTATCCAAAAATCATTCTGTTTAAAACACAAGACGGACGAAAAGGAGCCATCAAAATTAAAGATATGGTAAAGAACGGAACTGGTTCTTATATTTTATGCGATATCAAAGTACAAAAACAATAA
- a CDS encoding deaminase domain-containing protein, translating into MQKQNKAYLEGKIDNLIFDKSEIRKSGDIFDKEQIFNAYKVDKDGGVNTNDAWLRNQDTEYVMLSEIAHSLGAKKGEIYNNITGELKIVSELTYCTSCQGVIQDFSKMFPNVDIVLIDNLKY; encoded by the coding sequence TTGCAAAAACAAAATAAAGCCTATTTAGAAGGCAAAATTGATAATTTGATATTTGATAAAAGTGAGATTAGAAAAAGTGGTGACATTTTCGATAAAGAACAGATTTTCAACGCATATAAGGTTGATAAAGATGGAGGAGTAAATACGAATGATGCTTGGTTAAGAAACCAAGATACTGAGTATGTAATGCTTTCAGAAATTGCTCACTCATTAGGTGCAAAAAAAGGAGAAATTTATAATAATATCACAGGGGAATTAAAAATTGTTTCGGAATTGACATACTGCACTTCTTGTCAGGGTGTGATTCAAGATTTCAGTAAGATGTTTCCGAATGTAGATATTGTATTGATCGATAATTTAAAATACTAA
- a CDS encoding fibronectin type III domain-containing protein: MKNFFKNIILFALFCSVLGGWGAHAQLFPVQLTPVFNSPYSVKLSDYATSMDTKMRLLVNPTDISISQRQVRLKLHIQGNGLHIQTSDYMVGQRPIFINGGELQTLTNTDIGALFRLENLQGITALQYANGLPEGMYSFCFEMFDYMTNQRISQKSCASLYLILNDPPLLNTPQKNEQIASSDFPNIMFTWTPRQMNATNISYKFELKRLIDPTLDPQFAFQMSPLLYEETLFGTALLYNLSMPILTPGMRYAWRVKAISTTGLSENAVFKNDGYSEIYSFKYTASCPAPTFLLSESQSSKSVKITWEGIPEHTRYQVQYKKQNVRNAQWFSTNSLNTQSLITNLEPGLTYQFRVGSSCDPATDGVQSFTYSGISTFTTPTETSGVPAYNCGIIPQINIQNQKPLTNLIQSETFKAGDFPVTILELKGENSPYSGRGYIIVPYLKDAKIAVEFNNIVVNTDYQLISGIVETSYNPEWKNVTDVEDFTGEGQGGQIEETVPFEIKDIVINPNGDIVVNGNDGQQVTIPGGKDTVITDSKGNTYTVDKDGNGSNEPTEPATGGKPSPENTDGVDKSGQAIAFTAKGISIAFSGNGSKYAFDVMPNNAATALQKLYKKVGDVALPYKAVLNGDTDTLLATVNSTDANVKADSIVFKTQNGAKINFTRNDNVFVLTVKGNLSYAEEQILATIKQGNKWKVIGAFMLVHISPKEVNVALVPTDNISKKRLDEVIANTQAIYNKVGVKINFKKEEVLNIDSLVSGNTIQTEKNTLTSTYSTDQQKINGLYQSTESSYVLFVTDKASSTGQQGYMRLNGQFGYVFKSGLAKTPAHELGHGIFKLEHPFERYKTSESGTDFLMDYSSGTVLNHLDWKQINDPAFKLYAFQSQASGQFALAQLTPNWEPFTYEDSNTYVTFNRNTPSLNGTVQGISVNDVVYKWNSTQNNYFREGSLEPLKIKVIDKPKPDLVVQLFWMRDKCGYDERYSSKWSYLSDKKGFNIDDVKEKGFVTFNDRIPCQVEGVNQGSDSVDTNCDGKDIAVLNKQKEDVVTLIKTVDINVLTKKINEVDICAIRKLTYEQIESLVTKISSLKDIDDEHEKALLRLMNSVKEEKYRSLYDLLENGNNKLIKHYINEFNDHSINPFDGNNYTSLNMMLLKMYQSNPKAWIDRIPVSDLPEYFVDKYFTKPTVKILSLNDLISGTSEIYEQGFQYNPDNGKIRIIHTATAIQAVIGNATGAYYAPVGMPRIISTIEVDPLTPVMIDFNDDLQVIEIALNNAGYQKGQEIVIPALFLKFGLDKLKSNTIEKSSLLALNGLTIVTGAPAIIQGATLAKRLWALAEVAGAAGDIAVNTEYVQKNHPKLTTATNIFNGSMGVVGLKNLITNTGIRSFVKNLPPQVKQAFKDSKEIKSILAAKYINWKIAVSEIKDISTAEQQLISKQEDVWKAFGMTEKVIEAESSINKILKNADFKNIYDDLLSGATPRRFAKELSLEEEAIYKFYTNVSYYKFNQSLIEGSKAEDVIEIEKLLNRSLDKIKSSPSTYYRGIGKVEMDKLDNFKEGDKISYENFLSSTDDQLIAVKFIENNIRKTGEGALVIIESKNAKNIKMFSDASKENEFLHKSNSKFILKEVLRNKVINSLEVAIDGAAPQYGTIYKIQEL, encoded by the coding sequence ATGAAAAACTTTTTCAAAAACATAATATTATTTGCTCTTTTTTGTTCCGTTTTGGGGGGCTGGGGAGCTCATGCCCAATTATTTCCTGTCCAATTAACACCTGTTTTTAATAGCCCATACAGTGTCAAATTATCCGATTACGCTACCAGTATGGATACTAAAATGCGGCTGTTAGTCAATCCTACCGATATTTCGATATCGCAACGACAAGTACGCTTAAAATTACACATACAAGGTAACGGACTCCATATACAAACCAGCGATTATATGGTGGGGCAACGCCCTATTTTTATCAATGGAGGCGAATTACAGACCTTAACCAATACTGATATTGGAGCCTTGTTTCGATTAGAAAACCTGCAGGGAATTACAGCTTTACAATATGCCAACGGATTACCAGAAGGCATGTATAGTTTTTGTTTCGAAATGTTTGATTATATGACTAATCAAAGAATTTCGCAAAAAAGCTGTGCGAGTTTATATTTGATTTTAAACGACCCTCCACTTTTAAATACACCGCAGAAAAATGAGCAAATAGCTTCAAGCGATTTCCCCAATATTATGTTTACCTGGACTCCGCGCCAGATGAATGCGACTAATATCTCCTATAAGTTCGAGTTAAAACGCCTTATTGATCCTACACTAGACCCACAGTTTGCCTTCCAGATGTCGCCCTTATTATATGAGGAAACTCTTTTTGGAACTGCACTGTTGTATAATTTAAGTATGCCAATCCTAACGCCGGGTATGCGTTATGCGTGGAGAGTAAAGGCTATATCTACAACAGGACTTTCCGAAAACGCCGTATTTAAAAATGATGGCTATAGTGAAATTTATTCGTTTAAATATACTGCTTCTTGCCCTGCTCCTACCTTTTTGTTAAGCGAATCTCAAAGTTCTAAAAGTGTAAAAATTACTTGGGAAGGAATACCAGAACACACCCGTTATCAGGTACAATATAAAAAACAAAATGTTCGTAATGCGCAATGGTTTTCGACAAATAGTTTAAACACACAAAGTTTAATCACCAATTTAGAGCCAGGTTTAACCTATCAATTCAGAGTAGGTTCAAGTTGTGATCCTGCAACTGATGGCGTTCAGTCGTTTACCTATTCCGGAATCAGCACATTTACAACACCTACTGAAACTAGTGGTGTTCCTGCTTATAATTGCGGTATCATACCCCAGATTAATATTCAGAATCAAAAACCGCTTACCAATTTAATACAAAGTGAAACATTTAAAGCTGGAGATTTTCCAGTAACTATTCTTGAACTCAAAGGCGAGAATAGTCCTTACTCCGGGAGAGGTTATATTATTGTACCTTATCTAAAAGACGCCAAAATTGCTGTTGAGTTTAACAATATTGTAGTAAATACCGATTATCAATTGATTAGTGGTATCGTTGAAACAAGTTATAATCCGGAATGGAAAAACGTTACCGATGTAGAAGATTTCACAGGCGAAGGTCAGGGTGGGCAAATTGAAGAAACTGTTCCGTTTGAGATAAAAGACATTGTTATTAATCCCAATGGAGATATTGTTGTAAATGGTAACGATGGACAACAAGTAACCATTCCGGGAGGAAAAGATACTGTCATTACTGATAGTAAAGGAAATACGTATACTGTAGACAAAGATGGAAATGGAAGTAATGAACCTACAGAGCCCGCAACAGGAGGAAAACCATCTCCCGAAAATACCGATGGTGTAGATAAAAGTGGTCAGGCCATTGCATTTACTGCCAAAGGAATCTCAATTGCTTTTTCAGGAAACGGAAGTAAATATGCTTTTGATGTAATGCCAAATAACGCAGCTACAGCTTTACAAAAGTTATACAAAAAAGTAGGTGATGTTGCTTTGCCTTATAAAGCAGTTTTAAATGGTGATACGGATACTCTATTGGCTACAGTAAATAGTACTGATGCGAATGTAAAAGCGGATAGTATTGTTTTTAAAACCCAAAATGGTGCCAAAATCAACTTTACAAGAAATGATAATGTCTTTGTACTAACGGTAAAAGGAAACCTGAGTTATGCCGAAGAACAAATACTAGCCACCATTAAACAAGGTAATAAATGGAAGGTTATTGGGGCTTTTATGCTCGTACATATTTCTCCTAAAGAAGTAAATGTGGCGCTGGTACCTACAGATAATATTTCAAAAAAAAGGCTTGATGAAGTGATTGCTAATACTCAGGCGATTTATAACAAAGTTGGAGTAAAGATTAATTTCAAGAAAGAGGAAGTATTAAACATAGACAGCCTAGTTTCTGGAAATACAATTCAGACGGAGAAAAATACGCTTACCTCAACTTATAGTACAGACCAGCAAAAGATAAATGGTTTATATCAAAGTACAGAATCAAGTTATGTGCTTTTTGTAACAGATAAGGCTTCAAGTACCGGACAGCAAGGATATATGCGACTGAACGGACAGTTTGGGTATGTATTTAAATCTGGATTAGCAAAAACTCCTGCGCACGAATTAGGTCACGGAATCTTTAAATTAGAACACCCTTTTGAGCGGTACAAGACTTCAGAATCTGGTACCGATTTCTTAATGGACTATAGCTCAGGAACGGTTTTAAATCACCTAGATTGGAAACAAATCAATGATCCTGCGTTTAAGTTGTATGCGTTTCAGAGTCAAGCTAGTGGTCAGTTTGCATTAGCTCAATTAACCCCTAATTGGGAACCATTCACTTATGAAGACTCAAATACTTATGTGACTTTCAATAGGAATACCCCTTCATTGAATGGTACTGTACAGGGGATATCTGTAAATGATGTTGTGTATAAATGGAATTCAACCCAAAATAATTATTTTAGAGAAGGTTCGCTTGAACCATTAAAAATTAAAGTAATTGATAAGCCAAAACCTGATCTAGTTGTACAATTATTTTGGATGAGAGATAAATGTGGATATGATGAAAGATACAGTTCTAAGTGGAGCTATCTTTCTGATAAAAAAGGTTTTAATATAGATGATGTCAAAGAAAAGGGCTTTGTGACCTTTAATGACAGAATACCATGTCAAGTGGAGGGTGTAAATCAAGGAAGTGATTCTGTAGATACGAATTGTGATGGTAAAGATATTGCTGTTTTAAATAAACAGAAAGAAGATGTTGTTACTCTTATAAAAACTGTTGACATTAATGTACTAACTAAGAAAATAAATGAAGTTGATATTTGTGCCATTAGAAAACTCACATATGAACAAATTGAGAGCTTAGTCACTAAGATTTCATCTTTAAAAGACATTGATGATGAACACGAAAAAGCCTTATTGAGGCTAATGAATAGTGTAAAAGAAGAAAAATATCGCTCTTTATATGATTTATTAGAAAATGGCAACAACAAATTAATAAAGCATTACATTAATGAGTTCAATGACCATTCTATAAATCCTTTCGATGGTAATAATTATACATCATTAAACATGATGTTATTAAAGATGTATCAGTCTAATCCTAAAGCATGGATTGACAGAATACCAGTTAGTGATTTACCAGAATATTTTGTAGACAAATATTTTACAAAACCAACGGTAAAAATACTTTCTCTGAATGATTTGATTTCAGGTACTTCTGAAATATATGAGCAAGGTTTTCAATACAATCCAGATAATGGAAAAATAAGAATAATACACACCGCCACAGCAATTCAAGCAGTTATAGGTAATGCAACTGGTGCATATTATGCTCCGGTAGGAATGCCACGAATAATCAGTACGATAGAAGTGGATCCGCTTACTCCTGTAATGATTGATTTTAATGATGATTTACAGGTGATAGAAATCGCTTTGAACAATGCAGGCTATCAAAAGGGTCAGGAGATTGTGATACCAGCCTTGTTTTTAAAATTTGGTTTAGATAAACTGAAGAGCAATACTATTGAAAAATCTTCTTTACTTGCATTAAATGGATTGACGATAGTAACGGGTGCACCTGCAATTATTCAAGGCGCAACTCTAGCCAAGCGTTTATGGGCACTTGCAGAAGTAGCTGGAGCAGCTGGAGATATAGCTGTAAATACAGAATATGTTCAAAAAAATCATCCTAAATTAACTACTGCTACTAATATTTTTAATGGTAGCATGGGAGTTGTTGGATTAAAAAATTTAATAACAAATACAGGAATTCGAAGTTTTGTGAAAAATTTACCACCTCAGGTAAAACAAGCTTTTAAGGATAGTAAAGAAATAAAATCCATACTCGCAGCTAAATACATAAATTGGAAAATTGCCGTTTCCGAGATTAAAGATATTAGCACAGCAGAACAACAATTAATCTCCAAGCAAGAAGATGTCTGGAAAGCTTTTGGAATGACTGAGAAAGTGATAGAAGCGGAAAGTTCTATTAACAAAATTCTGAAAAATGCTGATTTCAAAAATATCTATGACGATTTATTGAGTGGAGCTACACCTAGGAGATTTGCTAAAGAATTATCTCTAGAAGAAGAAGCTATTTATAAATTTTACACTAATGTATCTTATTATAAATTTAATCAATCATTGATTGAAGGAAGTAAAGCTGAGGATGTTATAGAAATAGAAAAATTATTAAATAGGTCTTTAGATAAAATAAAATCATCTCCCTCAACTTACTATCGTGGCATAGGTAAGGTAGAAATGGATAAATTAGATAATTTTAAAGAAGGAGATAAAATCTCTTATGAAAACTTTTTATCTAGTACCGACGATCAATTAATAGCGGTTAAATTTATAGAAAATAATATCCGAAAAACGGGAGAAGGAGCTTTAGTTATTATAGAATCAAAAAATGCTAAAAATATCAAAATGTTTTCTGATGCATCCAAAGAAAATGAATTTTTACATAAAAGTAATTCCAAATTTATTTTAAAAGAAGTCTTAAGGAATAAAGTGATAAATTCTTTGGAAGTTGCTATAGATGGTGCAGCTCCACAATATGGAACAATTTATAAAATACAAGAATTATGA